A section of the Paenibacillus segetis genome encodes:
- a CDS encoding sigma factor G inhibitor Gin: MNEHIEDTCIICGERKSEGIHIVSEFICDACESEMVHTEVQEDKYHFFIHQLKQIWVQKNA; this comes from the coding sequence ATGAATGAACATATCGAAGACACCTGTATCATATGTGGAGAACGTAAGTCGGAAGGAATTCATATTGTATCCGAATTTATATGTGATGCTTGCGAGTCGGAGATGGTGCACACGGAAGTGCAGGAGGATAAATATCATTTTTTCATTCATCAATTAAAACAAATTTGGGTGCAAAAGAATGCTTAA
- a CDS encoding aminotransferase class I/II-fold pyridoxal phosphate-dependent enzyme → MLESKHSAPLYEALLEYKESAKASFHVPGHKDGQAYRTLHKASEYLTQVMDIDITEITGSDDLHHPEGIIKEAQQRAAQFFGADQTFFLVGGSTAGNLGLILSVCATPGDVLLVQRNVHKSVIHGLMLAHAKAVFLAPQIDEVSGLATIPSQTAVTEALRRYPNAKGLLVTSPNYYGMGSSLKPLVELCHDSGVPLLVDEAHGAHFGLHSVLPENALAQGADGVVQSTHKMLTALTMGAMLHVQGSKLDRKLLSQRLAMIQSSSPSYPIMASLDLSRSVLEAQGEVIFEDGLAAAQIIRDGIKKLPRFAVVEPRGTNDAYTIQDPFKIVLYDVTGQWSGYELQEWLEAAGCIPEMSDDRYVVLALSQGTTRKDVDRLLQALEKLSENSAIHEVNQLSTWNIGSKFGDEVSSPVQFGLSPISEEMTEAVPIEQSAGRQAAEMIIPYPPGIPLLYPGETITDVILARLIELKKNKAKCQGAGDPLLATIRVSKVTEGSRDII, encoded by the coding sequence ATGTTGGAGAGTAAACATTCCGCGCCATTGTATGAAGCTTTACTTGAGTATAAAGAAAGTGCTAAAGCTTCTTTTCATGTGCCGGGACACAAAGATGGACAAGCCTATCGAACATTACATAAAGCCAGTGAATACCTGACACAAGTGATGGATATCGATATTACGGAAATAACCGGGAGTGATGATTTACATCATCCGGAAGGTATCATTAAAGAGGCACAGCAGAGGGCAGCACAGTTTTTTGGAGCAGATCAAACATTTTTTCTTGTTGGAGGAAGTACAGCAGGTAACTTAGGACTCATACTAAGTGTATGTGCCACTCCAGGAGATGTATTGCTTGTACAGCGAAATGTACATAAATCCGTAATTCACGGATTAATGTTGGCACATGCAAAAGCGGTTTTCCTTGCGCCGCAGATCGATGAGGTCAGCGGACTAGCTACCATTCCGTCGCAGACGGCGGTGACAGAAGCACTGCGAAGGTATCCCAATGCGAAGGGATTGTTGGTAACGTCTCCGAACTACTATGGGATGGGCTCTTCGCTTAAACCGCTGGTAGAGCTTTGTCACGATAGCGGTGTCCCCCTATTGGTTGACGAAGCGCATGGTGCACATTTCGGACTGCATTCGGTACTGCCGGAGAATGCGCTAGCTCAAGGTGCTGATGGTGTTGTACAATCGACGCATAAGATGCTGACAGCCCTTACAATGGGCGCGATGCTACATGTGCAAGGTAGTAAGCTGGATCGTAAGCTGCTATCTCAGCGGCTTGCGATGATTCAGAGCTCAAGTCCTTCGTATCCCATTATGGCATCACTTGATTTGAGCCGTAGTGTCCTGGAAGCTCAGGGGGAAGTTATTTTTGAGGACGGATTGGCAGCAGCACAGATTATTAGGGATGGTATCAAGAAACTTCCCCGATTTGCTGTGGTAGAACCCAGGGGTACGAATGATGCATATACTATACAAGATCCTTTTAAAATCGTATTGTACGATGTTACCGGTCAGTGGAGTGGGTATGAGTTACAAGAATGGTTGGAAGCTGCCGGATGTATACCGGAAATGAGTGATGATCGGTATGTAGTGTTGGCACTTAGTCAAGGTACTACACGTAAGGATGTAGATCGATTGCTACAAGCGCTAGAGAAGTTGAGCGAAAATTCGGCAATTCACGAGGTTAATCAACTTTCCACGTGGAACATAGGGTCGAAGTTTGGCGATGAAGTATCTTCTCCTGTTCAATTTGGTCTTAGTCCAATCTCGGAAGAGATGACAGAGGCTGTTCCCATAGAGCAGAGCGCAGGCCGACAAGCAGCAGAAATGATCATACCTTATCCTCCTGGTATTCCGTTACTATATCCAGGGGAGACGATCACGGATGTCATCTTAGCCCGACTTATCGAGCTGAAGAAGAACAAAGCCAAATGTCAGGGAGCAGGAGATCCACTGCTTGCTACGATCAGAGTCAGTAAAGTTACAGAAGGAAGCAGGGATATCATATGA